From a region of the Paenibacillus sp. R14(2021) genome:
- a CDS encoding response regulator translates to MEIQRIILIVDDSKNIDRDIKSYSTIFEKLKEARNLDYNLIFHTRKKYEEAIELLQDPDIVFDVVIVDHNLSEGGNEHSGDELIQEIRQHINKHCKLIFYSMGDLAEIFPNRLDLINLFNLGIFRFLSKDMSTSSTTLFGSGQMQLRVETIIDAIQDIDFVQVTLERYFAEYREVISDEMITVAGKNYSVNEIINLIKKDADEGRLYKSNLAESVIIHNILTGGK, encoded by the coding sequence GTGGAGATACAAAGAATTATATTGATCGTTGATGACTCTAAAAATATAGATCGAGATATTAAAAGCTATAGTACAATTTTTGAAAAACTGAAAGAGGCTAGAAACTTAGATTATAATCTGATTTTTCATACAAGAAAAAAATACGAGGAGGCTATCGAATTACTTCAAGATCCAGATATCGTATTTGATGTAGTGATCGTTGATCATAACCTTTCTGAGGGGGGCAATGAACATTCTGGTGATGAGTTAATACAAGAAATCAGGCAGCATATTAATAAGCATTGTAAATTGATATTTTATTCAATGGGTGACTTAGCCGAGATATTCCCTAATAGACTAGATTTAATCAATCTATTTAACCTAGGTATTTTCCGTTTCTTGTCGAAAGATATGTCTACGAGTAGTACAACGTTGTTCGGATCGGGGCAAATGCAATTAAGAGTTGAGACTATTATAGATGCAATTCAAGATATTGATTTTGTTCAAGTTACATTGGAAAGATATTTCGCAGAATACAGAGAAGTAATTTCTGATGAAATGATTACTGTTGCTGGGAAAAATTATTCCGTGAATGAGATTATTAATCTGATAAAAAAAGATGCAGATGAGGGTAGATTGTATAAAAGTAATTTGGCTGAGTCAGTTATTATACACAATATATTGACAGGTGGTAAGTAG